The Gemmata palustris genome includes a region encoding these proteins:
- a CDS encoding TIGR02996 domain-containing protein, with product MNDEAALLAAIIAHADEDTPRLAYADWLDEHRPDAGPSPASGPSARADYIRVQCRLAQRPYDDPEYPALLEREGELAHWLESHTGAAGAPELPTDLEWFGNFTSGDDGSCRRGFPEEVAYTDYDEEPEENVERMVAALPVAFATTTVRALRLEDVYGAEIAGLVSDPVAAGLRGLALNYVDDGDETTAVRAIAKSKHLTGLRRLDLEFSITDPDLKRLAKAPLDALEELALDQFTPAGAKALGAARWFRALRALRLEMDHRDALKAVGELPAMPNLGALTFQGSTTPTTTAARKFITSGSFPRLGYLEFSHAQLTPDLIAMLCRGSWALRHLKLHNVEVRKAGAEALANATFAGSLRVLDLSDCQITSGGVQALAGSAKLAGLRHLDLSDNPIGPGGLAALARSPHLRGLRKLSVRGCNSTKAPIDSAALINFLTALQAPDLRHLNLSDLPVGVRGANVIAAGGPFANLTRLELADCALREKGAKVLVGSTALGNLTVLDLSNNNAGRGAIKLANPKTFPRLGHCDLNRNRLPKGWLARLRARPGVSV from the coding sequence ATGAACGACGAAGCCGCCCTACTCGCCGCGATCATCGCGCACGCGGACGAAGACACCCCGCGCCTCGCCTACGCGGACTGGCTCGACGAGCACCGGCCGGACGCGGGACCGTCGCCCGCGAGCGGCCCGTCGGCCCGGGCCGATTACATCCGCGTGCAGTGCCGGCTCGCGCAGCGCCCCTACGACGACCCGGAGTACCCGGCGCTCCTGGAGCGCGAGGGGGAGCTCGCGCACTGGCTCGAATCTCACACAGGCGCGGCCGGTGCGCCCGAACTCCCCACCGACCTGGAATGGTTCGGCAATTTCACCTCCGGGGACGACGGCTCGTGCCGGCGCGGGTTCCCGGAAGAGGTCGCGTACACCGATTACGATGAAGAGCCGGAGGAGAACGTCGAGCGCATGGTCGCCGCGCTGCCCGTCGCGTTCGCCACCACTACCGTGCGCGCGCTGCGGCTCGAGGACGTGTACGGCGCGGAGATCGCGGGCCTCGTGAGCGACCCGGTCGCGGCCGGGCTGCGCGGGCTGGCGCTGAACTACGTTGACGACGGCGACGAGACGACCGCGGTCCGCGCGATCGCCAAATCGAAGCACCTGACCGGGCTGCGCCGACTGGATCTCGAGTTCTCGATCACCGACCCCGACCTGAAGCGCCTGGCCAAAGCGCCCCTGGACGCCCTCGAAGAACTGGCGCTCGACCAGTTCACGCCCGCGGGGGCAAAGGCGCTCGGCGCGGCCCGCTGGTTCCGCGCCCTCCGCGCGCTCCGGCTCGAAATGGACCACCGGGACGCGCTCAAGGCCGTCGGCGAACTGCCCGCGATGCCGAACCTCGGCGCGCTCACGTTCCAGGGTTCCACCACACCCACGACGACCGCGGCCCGCAAGTTCATCACGTCCGGTTCGTTCCCGCGCCTCGGGTATTTGGAGTTCTCGCACGCGCAACTGACGCCCGACTTGATCGCCATGCTGTGCCGCGGATCGTGGGCACTGCGCCACCTCAAGTTGCACAACGTCGAGGTCCGCAAGGCCGGCGCGGAAGCGTTGGCGAACGCGACCTTCGCCGGTTCGCTCCGCGTGCTGGATCTCTCCGACTGCCAGATCACGTCCGGGGGCGTACAGGCCCTGGCCGGGTCCGCGAAGCTCGCGGGGCTCCGGCACCTCGACCTGTCCGATAACCCGATCGGCCCCGGCGGGTTGGCCGCCCTCGCGCGCAGCCCGCACCTGCGCGGGCTGCGCAAACTGAGTGTTCGCGGGTGCAACAGTACGAAGGCGCCCATCGATTCCGCCGCACTGATAAACTTCCTCACCGCGCTGCAGGCGCCGGACCTGCGCCACCTGAACCTGAGCGACCTCCCGGTCGGCGTCCGCGGCGCGAATGTGATCGCGGCCGGCGGCCCGTTCGCGAACCTGACCCGACTCGAGCTGGCGGACTGTGCCCTGCGCGAGAAGGGGGCGAAGGTACTCGTCGGCTCAACCGCGCTCGGTAACCTGACGGTCCTCGACCTGAGCAACAACAACGCGGGCCGCGGGGCGATCAAGCTCGCGAACCCCAAAACGTTCCCGCGCCTCGGCCACTGCGACCTCAACCGCAACCGACTGCCCAAGGGCTGGCTCGCCCGACTCCGGGCGCGCCCCGGGGTGAGCGTTTAG
- a CDS encoding acyltransferase family protein, protein MAAQIPPSTRNAALDNLRVVAMFLGLVTHGVLPYTASGLVGFPVRDQTRHLAADVCYFAVHDFRMQLFFVLAGFGASALAARRGSRELVRNRLARVALPLALAVLVLCPALHLVFAHHAGARGAKWDAADVGGWIGPNFHLWFLYYLLMCCVPLLVLSALSARIPVRSVRAFDALTQRVLHSRWKIPCAAALTVPLLWDMTTWWIDTPKGWAPEVAVLAYYLGFFLVGATLYRQRDALAGVGRRWALRLAVANLVVLPAMLKLTVSGNWVEDAVRGAPPAWLAVWKAAAIFLGGLYTWLMIGGLIGLFQKHFSSAGPRWKYLSGASYWCYLAGFPVQAAFQVLFAPTTIPMITEFLLVNVLTFAVLLTSYELCVRHTWIGLVLNGKRPERNAEVRGEPVVIATRVRVPEVPMCRETISRPTPQRMDRRYVLSVTADGV, encoded by the coding sequence ATGGCCGCACAAATCCCACCTTCGACCCGCAACGCCGCTCTCGATAACCTGCGCGTGGTCGCGATGTTCCTCGGGTTAGTCACGCACGGCGTGCTGCCCTATACCGCCTCCGGGCTGGTCGGGTTCCCGGTGCGCGATCAGACGCGCCACCTCGCCGCCGACGTGTGCTACTTCGCGGTCCACGACTTTCGCATGCAACTGTTCTTTGTGCTCGCCGGGTTCGGCGCGAGCGCACTTGCTGCGCGGCGCGGGTCGCGCGAACTGGTCCGCAACCGGCTCGCGCGGGTCGCGCTCCCGCTCGCACTCGCGGTACTGGTTCTGTGCCCGGCGCTGCACCTCGTTTTCGCGCACCACGCGGGCGCTCGCGGCGCCAAATGGGACGCGGCCGATGTCGGCGGGTGGATCGGGCCAAACTTTCACCTGTGGTTCCTCTACTACCTCCTGATGTGTTGCGTGCCGCTCCTCGTGCTCTCCGCACTGAGCGCGCGCATTCCGGTTCGGAGCGTGCGCGCCTTCGACGCACTCACGCAGCGGGTGCTCCACTCGCGGTGGAAAATTCCCTGCGCCGCAGCGCTCACCGTGCCGCTCTTGTGGGACATGACCACGTGGTGGATCGATACGCCGAAGGGGTGGGCGCCCGAAGTTGCAGTGCTCGCGTACTACCTCGGGTTCTTCCTCGTGGGCGCGACGTTGTACCGACAGCGGGACGCGCTCGCGGGGGTCGGCCGCCGGTGGGCGCTGCGCCTCGCGGTCGCGAACCTCGTGGTGCTCCCCGCGATGCTGAAACTGACCGTGTCCGGGAACTGGGTGGAAGACGCGGTACGGGGCGCTCCGCCCGCGTGGTTGGCCGTGTGGAAGGCGGCCGCAATCTTCCTGGGCGGGTTGTACACCTGGCTGATGATCGGCGGGTTGATTGGCTTGTTTCAGAAGCACTTCTCCAGCGCCGGCCCGCGGTGGAAGTACCTCTCGGGGGCCTCGTACTGGTGCTACCTCGCGGGCTTCCCGGTGCAGGCAGCGTTTCAGGTGCTGTTCGCCCCGACCACGATACCAATGATTACAGAGTTCCTGCTCGTGAACGTGCTCACGTTTGCGGTGCTCCTCACGAGTTACGAGCTGTGCGTGCGGCACACGTGGATCGGCCTCGTGCTGAACGGGAAGCGCCCGGAGCGGAACGCCGAAGTGCGCGGGGAACCGGTCGTCATTGCGACCCGCGTGCGCGTACCGGAGGTGCCCATGTGCAGGGAAACGATAAGCCGCCCCACGCCACAGCGTATGGACCGGCGCTACGTGTTGTCCGTTACGGCTGACGGCGTGTGA
- the carA gene encoding glutamine-hydrolyzing carbamoyl-phosphate synthase small subunit, which produces MQAKLALADGTVFTGRGFGATGETTGEVVFNTSMTGYQEVLTDPSYTGQIVTMTYPLIGNYGTTPDDQESTRVQVAGFIVRELTRVPSNFRSNNSLDGFLKASNVVGIEGIDTRALVRRLRVRGSMNGILSTADLDDASLVKKAREFPGMEGRDLVSEVVPKQAFKWQNGFGEFADHVIPSRPATKRVVAIDYGMKWNILRCLTQVGCEVTVVPGTATADEVLSHNPDGIFLSNGPGDPAAVGYAIDTVKNLIGKKPIFGICLGHQLLGLAFGAKTFKLKFGHRGANQPVRNELTKQIEITTQNHGFSVDPSTLPSNVVPTHINLNDNTLEGLKHTSLPVFSVQYHPEAAAGPHDSSYLFEDFRKMMG; this is translated from the coding sequence ATGCAAGCGAAATTAGCTCTGGCGGACGGCACCGTGTTTACCGGCCGCGGGTTCGGTGCGACCGGCGAAACGACCGGCGAAGTCGTGTTTAACACGTCCATGACCGGCTACCAAGAGGTGCTCACGGACCCGTCGTACACCGGGCAAATCGTGACGATGACGTACCCGCTCATCGGCAACTACGGCACCACCCCGGACGACCAAGAATCCACCCGCGTGCAGGTCGCCGGGTTCATCGTGCGTGAACTCACCCGGGTACCGAGCAACTTCCGCTCGAACAACTCCCTCGACGGCTTCCTCAAAGCGAGCAACGTCGTTGGTATCGAGGGTATTGATACGCGCGCCCTCGTGCGCCGGCTCCGCGTGCGCGGGTCGATGAACGGCATCCTCTCGACGGCCGACCTCGACGACGCCTCACTCGTGAAAAAGGCCCGCGAGTTCCCCGGCATGGAGGGGCGCGACCTCGTTTCCGAAGTTGTTCCGAAGCAAGCGTTTAAGTGGCAGAACGGGTTCGGGGAATTTGCCGATCACGTGATCCCGTCCCGGCCGGCGACCAAGCGCGTCGTCGCGATCGACTACGGCATGAAGTGGAACATCTTGCGCTGTCTCACGCAGGTCGGTTGCGAAGTCACCGTTGTTCCCGGCACCGCGACCGCGGACGAAGTGCTCTCCCACAACCCGGACGGAATCTTCCTGTCGAACGGCCCCGGCGACCCGGCCGCGGTGGGGTACGCGATCGACACCGTGAAGAACCTGATCGGCAAGAAACCGATCTTCGGCATCTGCTTGGGGCACCAGTTGCTCGGTTTGGCGTTCGGCGCGAAGACCTTCAAACTGAAGTTCGGGCACCGCGGAGCGAACCAACCGGTGCGGAACGAACTCACGAAGCAGATCGAGATCACCACGCAGAACCACGGCTTCTCGGTCGATCCGAGCACGCTCCCATCGAACGTGGTCCCGACGCACATCAACCTGAACGACAACACGCTGGAAGGACTGAAGCACACGTCACTTCCGGTGTTCAGCGTGCAATACCACCCGGAAGCCGCCGCCGGCCCGCACGACTCCAGCTACCTGTTCGAGGACTTCCGCAAGATGATGGGGTGA
- a CDS encoding Gfo/Idh/MocA family protein → MPTPPPLDRRKFFGSAAALSLSAAAYGNVVGSNERVRIAFLGCGGRAQAHIDLVNKFAAEGKPVTPVAVCDVWDGLEDEYDVHFGGKVTRRRYAQGLYPSARKCRLDRADKTHVTKDYRVVLDRADVDAVCITTPDHWHGRMTIDALAAGKDVFIEKPMTRTAEEAVAVVDAWKHTGRVVTVGVQAMADAVWMRAFDAIRTGTIGHVAHAQTGFFRNDVRGQWRFYRLAKQMTPKTVDWDLFLGHQFECAGSRVGPTPREQPFDRAAFAQWRCLWPFSGGPFTDMLTHHVTRMSAAMGVRFPARVTAGGGLYLEYDGRDVPDVGTVVADYEEGCQLVVTATTLSGYPIEEVIRGRLGAIKFVKGGFQVFRDDPTRGASFPARMEQAPEAASFESVEPPRNDTEALWENFLDCVRAKRQSTFSPPDLGAVAVTTAAMAVQSYRTGRALFWDREKRAITTADSTWAERWEKRSKQGGRPNQVFGWSGGDGGTVQPPPHQSLAGPWTNGKDPAV, encoded by the coding sequence ATGCCAACACCTCCGCCACTCGATCGCCGCAAGTTTTTTGGCTCGGCCGCGGCGCTGTCGCTGTCGGCGGCCGCCTACGGCAACGTCGTGGGCAGCAACGAGCGCGTGCGGATCGCGTTCTTGGGGTGCGGTGGCCGGGCGCAAGCCCATATCGACCTTGTGAATAAGTTCGCGGCCGAGGGCAAGCCGGTTACGCCGGTCGCGGTGTGTGACGTGTGGGACGGGCTCGAAGACGAGTACGATGTTCACTTCGGCGGGAAGGTCACGCGGCGCCGGTACGCGCAGGGGCTTTACCCCTCGGCGCGAAAGTGCCGGCTTGACCGCGCCGACAAGACGCACGTCACGAAGGATTACCGCGTCGTACTCGACCGGGCGGACGTGGACGCGGTGTGCATCACCACGCCGGACCACTGGCACGGGCGCATGACGATCGATGCACTCGCGGCCGGCAAAGACGTGTTCATCGAGAAGCCGATGACGCGCACGGCGGAAGAGGCCGTGGCGGTGGTGGACGCCTGGAAGCACACCGGCCGGGTGGTAACAGTGGGCGTGCAGGCGATGGCCGACGCGGTCTGGATGCGGGCCTTCGACGCGATCCGCACTGGCACCATCGGGCACGTCGCTCACGCACAGACGGGCTTCTTCCGCAACGACGTTCGTGGCCAGTGGCGGTTCTACCGGCTCGCGAAGCAGATGACGCCCAAGACCGTCGACTGGGATCTGTTCCTCGGCCACCAGTTCGAGTGTGCGGGAAGCCGCGTCGGTCCCACCCCGCGCGAGCAGCCGTTCGACCGCGCCGCGTTCGCGCAATGGCGGTGCCTGTGGCCGTTTAGCGGCGGGCCGTTCACCGACATGCTCACGCACCACGTCACACGCATGAGCGCCGCGATGGGGGTGCGGTTCCCGGCCCGCGTGACCGCCGGCGGCGGACTGTACCTCGAATACGACGGGCGTGATGTTCCCGATGTGGGCACTGTGGTCGCGGATTACGAAGAAGGCTGCCAGCTCGTCGTCACTGCAACGACCCTGAGTGGCTACCCGATCGAAGAAGTCATTCGTGGGCGGTTAGGTGCGATCAAGTTCGTGAAGGGCGGGTTCCAGGTGTTCCGCGACGATCCGACGCGCGGCGCGAGTTTCCCGGCGCGGATGGAGCAAGCGCCCGAAGCGGCCTCGTTCGAGAGCGTGGAACCGCCGCGAAACGATACCGAAGCGTTGTGGGAGAACTTCCTCGACTGCGTTCGAGCCAAGCGCCAGAGTACGTTCAGCCCGCCGGACCTGGGGGCAGTGGCCGTTACGACTGCGGCAATGGCCGTGCAGAGCTACCGCACGGGTCGGGCGCTCTTCTGGGATCGCGAGAAGCGAGCGATTACGACCGCGGATTCGACGTGGGCCGAACGGTGGGAGAAACGCAGCAAACAGGGCGGACGCCCAAATCAGGTCTTCGGGTGGAGCGGCGGTGACGGCGGCACCGTGCAACCGCCGCCGCACCAATCGCTCGCCGGCCCCTGGACGAACGGTAAAGACCCGGCCGTGTGA
- a CDS encoding IS630 family transposase — MYFVDASHFVLASFLGWVWCFVRLYVRAASGRQRYNVLGALNAVTHELVTEINTTYITATSVCALLRTIANRGMPIPVTLVMDNARYQRCALVQGAAKELGIELLFLPSYSPNLNLIERLWKFVKMEVLNSRHHQDFKKFQDAIDGCLADLTTKHRQKLATLLTHNFQTWGNVSLLNA; from the coding sequence GTGTATTTCGTAGACGCGTCGCACTTCGTGTTGGCGTCGTTCCTGGGGTGGGTGTGGTGCTTCGTGCGGCTGTATGTGCGGGCGGCGAGTGGCCGGCAGCGGTACAACGTGCTGGGCGCGCTCAACGCGGTCACGCACGAACTGGTGACGGAGATCAACACGACCTACATCACGGCGACCTCGGTGTGTGCGTTGCTCCGCACGATCGCGAACCGAGGGATGCCGATACCGGTCACGTTGGTGATGGACAACGCCCGGTACCAGCGGTGCGCGTTGGTGCAGGGCGCGGCCAAGGAGTTGGGTATCGAGTTGCTGTTCCTGCCGAGTTACTCGCCCAACCTGAACCTGATCGAGCGACTGTGGAAGTTCGTCAAGATGGAAGTTCTGAACAGCCGCCACCATCAGGATTTCAAAAAGTTTCAGGACGCCATCGACGGGTGCCTGGCTGATCTGACGACCAAACACCGCCAGAAGCTGGCCACTCTGTTGACGCACAACTTCCAGACCTGGGGCAATGTGTCACTCCTGAATGCGTAA
- a CDS encoding helix-turn-helix domain-containing protein produces MMRPTYSFPEAVVEAIARDRYGHPDPRVQERMEILWLKSKNQTHGCIAELANVSRSTVQRVLRIFAVKGLDGVRSFGWKGQPSALTPHRATIEEEFRARPPHTAHDAARRIEERTGVRRKPSRVRKFLKDDLGMKCLKVAPIPVPPKKTVVEHARTQADFLKGGTGTEAGAGSGR; encoded by the coding sequence ATGATGCGCCCCACATATTCGTTTCCCGAGGCCGTGGTCGAAGCGATCGCGCGTGATCGGTATGGGCACCCGGACCCGCGCGTTCAGGAGCGCATGGAGATCCTTTGGCTCAAGAGCAAGAACCAGACCCACGGGTGCATCGCCGAGCTGGCCAATGTGTCGCGGTCCACGGTCCAGCGGGTGCTGCGGATCTTCGCGGTCAAAGGTCTGGACGGCGTCCGGTCGTTCGGTTGGAAAGGCCAGCCCAGCGCCCTGACGCCGCACCGGGCCACGATCGAAGAGGAGTTCCGCGCGCGTCCGCCGCACACGGCTCACGACGCGGCGCGGCGGATCGAGGAGCGGACCGGCGTCCGACGGAAGCCATCACGGGTCCGTAAGTTCCTGAAGGACGACCTGGGGATGAAGTGCCTGAAGGTGGCCCCAATCCCGGTCCCACCGAAGAAGACCGTCGTGGAACACGCCCGAACGCAGGCGGACTTTTTAAAAGGCGGAACTGGAACCGAAGCTGGCGCAGGCTCGGGGCGGTAA
- the rsgA gene encoding ribosome small subunit-dependent GTPase A translates to MSKKKKVRVELRKNREKPPRENDITRDYQEGDGRADDARSSERVRAKGNLSRYRTVVQDEAADGSTMPSVNADECLRGRVLRVHGLASVVETDDGRVFRCAVRRLLKSLATDERSVVTTGDVVWIRLTGTGSRDQATGAGEEQIPAEPATEPAEVPAPKTESRTPTIAQEGVIERVEPRHGVLTRASRRREHVLVANIDQLVIVMSLVEPNLKPHLIDRYLAAAQQGDLKPVLCLNKSDLADAIELQSLIGLYAQLGVPVFLCSARTGAGVDRLREQLRGRSTVFSGQSGVGKSSLLNAIQPELALAVKSVSEVNQKGRHTTTYSQLIRLDFGGWVVDTPGVRQLSLWQARPEEMEGYFPEFRPFVPLCGFPDCTHTHETSCAVKDAVARRFITSRRYHSYLGLFNGTTEE, encoded by the coding sequence ATGAGCAAGAAGAAGAAAGTCCGCGTCGAGTTGCGGAAGAACCGCGAGAAGCCGCCGCGCGAGAACGACATCACCCGCGACTACCAGGAGGGCGACGGGCGCGCGGATGACGCGCGGTCCAGCGAGCGCGTGCGCGCGAAGGGGAACCTGTCCCGCTACCGAACCGTCGTGCAGGACGAGGCCGCCGACGGCTCGACCATGCCGTCGGTGAACGCGGACGAGTGCCTCCGCGGGCGCGTGCTGCGCGTTCACGGGCTCGCGTCGGTCGTGGAAACGGACGACGGCCGCGTCTTTCGCTGTGCGGTGCGCCGGCTGCTCAAGAGCCTCGCGACCGACGAGCGCAGCGTGGTCACGACCGGGGACGTGGTGTGGATTCGCCTGACGGGAACGGGGAGCCGGGATCAGGCGACCGGGGCCGGAGAAGAACAGATTCCGGCGGAACCCGCGACTGAGCCGGCCGAAGTTCCGGCCCCGAAAACCGAATCTCGAACACCGACCATCGCTCAAGAGGGCGTCATCGAGCGCGTCGAACCGCGTCACGGCGTTCTGACCCGTGCGAGTCGGCGCCGAGAGCACGTGCTGGTCGCGAACATCGATCAGCTCGTTATTGTTATGTCGCTGGTCGAACCTAACCTGAAACCGCACCTCATCGACCGCTACCTCGCCGCAGCACAACAGGGCGATTTGAAACCCGTCCTGTGCCTGAACAAGTCCGACCTCGCGGACGCGATCGAGCTCCAATCTTTGATCGGGCTGTACGCGCAACTCGGGGTGCCGGTGTTCCTGTGCAGCGCCCGCACGGGCGCCGGCGTGGACCGGCTCCGTGAACAGCTCCGCGGGCGCTCGACCGTGTTTTCGGGGCAGTCCGGTGTGGGTAAGTCGTCGCTCCTCAACGCGATTCAGCCAGAACTCGCCCTCGCAGTGAAATCCGTGAGCGAGGTGAACCAAAAGGGCCGCCACACGACCACCTATTCGCAGCTCATCAGGCTGGATTTCGGCGGTTGGGTGGTGGACACCCCTGGCGTAAGGCAGCTCTCCCTCTGGCAAGCGCGCCCGGAGGAAATGGAGGGCTACTTCCCCGAATTCCGGCCGTTCGTGCCGCTGTGCGGCTTCCCGGACTGCACCCACACGCACGAAACGAGCTGCGCCGTCAAGGACGCGGTCGCCCGCCGGTTCATCACAAGCCGCCGTTACCACAGCTATTTAGGGCTCTTCAACGGCACCACGGAGGAGTAA
- a CDS encoding DUF6807 domain-containing protein yields MRCLLLLGAFSAVPAFARGDDVSVAVGKDAIEFKVGSTVVAKYATADSVAKPYLYPVLAPNGVGVTRPWPVEKDTPGEATKDHVHQKSVWFCHGDVIPEGIELKIKTTEKGGKGVDFWSEAKDNSGPRHGKIACVKVGAPKQHAKNHASVETHNEWRTPDGVKIMDEVRVIHLVDGKEGRTFAFEITLKASVCPITFGDTKEGSFGIRVHDGLRPSEKTGATVTTAEGTTVNPPAKDNLPIWGHPTEWIDYSGTLDGKEVGIAVFDHPANPKSNWHVRAYGLNAANPFARKGSGFPSQKDNTELLKIAKGGEMKLKYAVYAHIGDAKTGKVAEAYSEFKK; encoded by the coding sequence ATGCGCTGCCTGCTGCTGCTCGGTGCTTTTTCTGCGGTGCCCGCGTTCGCCCGGGGCGACGACGTGTCCGTCGCCGTTGGCAAGGACGCGATCGAGTTCAAGGTGGGGTCGACCGTGGTCGCGAAGTACGCCACCGCGGATTCGGTCGCCAAGCCCTACCTGTACCCGGTACTCGCGCCGAACGGGGTCGGCGTCACACGCCCCTGGCCCGTTGAAAAGGACACGCCGGGTGAGGCGACCAAAGACCACGTTCACCAGAAGTCCGTGTGGTTCTGTCACGGCGACGTGATCCCCGAAGGCATCGAATTGAAGATTAAAACGACCGAGAAGGGGGGTAAAGGCGTGGATTTCTGGAGCGAGGCGAAGGACAACAGCGGCCCGCGGCACGGGAAGATCGCGTGCGTGAAAGTGGGCGCGCCGAAACAGCACGCGAAGAACCACGCGAGCGTCGAAACGCACAACGAATGGCGCACCCCGGACGGCGTGAAGATCATGGACGAGGTCCGCGTGATTCACTTGGTCGACGGTAAGGAGGGGCGCACGTTCGCGTTCGAGATCACGCTGAAAGCGAGTGTGTGCCCGATCACGTTCGGCGACACCAAGGAGGGTTCGTTCGGCATCCGGGTTCACGACGGGCTGCGGCCGAGCGAGAAAACCGGTGCGACCGTGACCACCGCCGAGGGCACAACGGTGAACCCGCCGGCCAAGGACAACCTGCCGATTTGGGGGCACCCCACCGAGTGGATCGACTACTCGGGCACGCTCGATGGTAAGGAAGTCGGCATCGCGGTGTTCGATCACCCGGCTAACCCGAAGTCGAACTGGCACGTTCGCGCTTACGGCCTCAACGCCGCGAACCCGTTTGCCCGAAAGGGGAGTGGCTTCCCGTCCCAGAAGGACAACACGGAACTGCTGAAGATCGCGAAGGGTGGCGAAATGAAGCTGAAGTACGCCGTGTACGCGCACATCGGCGACGCCAAGACGGGCAAGGTCGCGGAAGCGTACTCCGAGTTCAAGAAGTGA
- a CDS encoding L-lactate permease, which produces MLFAYVQDLNPLPVGEYALLSTVVAALPVLVLFYLLVGRRWLASWAGAAGAVLAIVLAWLVYGMPLDMAGASFGYGAAFGLMPIGWTVFAAMLLYNVTVETGQFTVIRRSIGSLSRDARVQAVLIGFAFGAFMEGAAGAGSPVAICGAMLVGLGVPPFRAAVICLIANTSPVCYGGLGVPIITLETSSGVSADKISIMCGHQLPFLSCLIPFYMVKCMCSWRQTLAIWPALAVGGGSFALFQFFFATAHAYGLPPIWQLTDIGGGLFSLVTLALFLKFVWKPREEWRFPEEAQSSGFGARSADKPHDPQSEHAREEVEQLLRSALPALNSANAEPPLTVGSVALAWMPWILMALCLVGSGYVKYLETDPVTKKSHALDLSGLKTYYDIEIPGLHKQVVRAERLIPPGTPDEKKLESAVFRFNWLTAPGTPVLLAALLSMVLLNMTWAQMKAFARKTAYQMRIPIPTIAFMLGLSYVTKYAGMDATLGVAFAATGVLYPFFAAMLGWLGVFLTGTDAGSNALFGGLQKITATEVWNAHHADAMRHLTLDQAQTLICTANSTGGVMGKMIDAQSICVATAGTNQVGKEADIFKAVIGHSILLAGIVGLLTALQAFVPPFTLMVPK; this is translated from the coding sequence ATGCTGTTTGCTTACGTCCAAGATTTAAACCCTTTGCCGGTCGGGGAGTACGCACTCCTCTCGACCGTCGTCGCCGCGCTGCCGGTACTGGTGCTCTTTTACCTCCTCGTCGGGCGGCGCTGGCTCGCGAGCTGGGCCGGCGCCGCGGGCGCGGTCCTGGCGATCGTCCTCGCGTGGCTCGTGTACGGGATGCCGCTGGACATGGCCGGTGCGTCGTTCGGGTACGGGGCCGCGTTCGGGCTGATGCCGATCGGCTGGACCGTGTTCGCGGCGATGCTGCTCTACAACGTGACGGTGGAAACGGGCCAGTTTACGGTCATCCGGCGCTCGATCGGCAGCCTCAGCCGAGACGCCCGCGTGCAGGCGGTGCTAATCGGGTTCGCGTTCGGAGCGTTCATGGAGGGCGCGGCCGGGGCCGGTTCGCCGGTCGCGATTTGTGGCGCGATGTTGGTAGGTTTGGGTGTTCCGCCGTTCCGCGCCGCGGTGATATGCTTGATCGCGAACACGTCGCCGGTTTGTTATGGCGGGCTGGGTGTGCCGATTATCACACTCGAAACATCAAGCGGAGTGTCCGCCGATAAAATTAGTATCATGTGCGGGCATCAACTCCCGTTTCTATCATGTTTGATCCCGTTCTACATGGTCAAGTGCATGTGTTCGTGGCGCCAGACGCTGGCTATTTGGCCGGCGCTGGCCGTGGGCGGCGGGTCGTTCGCGCTGTTCCAGTTCTTCTTCGCGACCGCACACGCCTACGGGCTCCCACCGATCTGGCAGCTCACCGACATCGGCGGCGGGCTGTTCTCACTCGTCACACTCGCACTGTTCCTCAAATTCGTGTGGAAGCCGCGCGAAGAGTGGCGATTCCCGGAAGAAGCGCAGAGTTCGGGGTTCGGAGCGCGGAGCGCCGACAAACCACACGATCCGCAATCCGAGCACGCGCGGGAAGAGGTCGAACAGCTCCTCCGCTCCGCACTCCCCGCTCTGAATTCCGCGAACGCGGAGCCGCCGCTCACGGTCGGCTCGGTCGCGCTCGCGTGGATGCCGTGGATCTTGATGGCGCTCTGTTTGGTCGGTAGCGGGTACGTTAAATACCTGGAAACGGACCCCGTAACGAAGAAATCCCACGCGCTCGATCTGTCCGGCCTGAAGACGTACTACGACATCGAAATTCCCGGGCTGCACAAGCAGGTCGTGCGCGCCGAGAGGCTGATCCCGCCGGGTACCCCCGACGAGAAAAAGCTCGAATCGGCCGTCTTCCGGTTCAACTGGCTGACCGCCCCGGGCACGCCGGTGTTGCTCGCGGCCTTACTCTCGATGGTGCTGCTGAATATGACGTGGGCGCAGATGAAAGCGTTCGCGCGGAAAACTGCGTACCAAATGCGAATACCGATTCCGACGATCGCGTTCATGCTCGGATTGAGTTACGTCACCAAGTACGCGGGCATGGACGCGACCCTCGGCGTGGCGTTCGCCGCGACCGGCGTGTTGTACCCTTTCTTCGCCGCGATGCTGGGCTGGCTCGGCGTGTTCCTGACCGGCACCGACGCGGGAAGCAACGCCCTATTCGGCGGGCTCCAGAAGATCACCGCGACCGAGGTGTGGAACGCGCACCACGCCGACGCGATGAGACACCTCACGCTCGATCAGGCGCAAACGCTGATTTGCACTGCGAATAGCACTGGTGGGGTGATGGGCAAAATGATCGACGCGCAGAGCATCTGCGTCGCGACCGCGGGCACGAATCAAGTGGGCAAGGAAGCCGACATCTTCAAAGCCGTCATCGGGCACAGCATCCTACTTGCGGGCATCGTTGGGCTCCTCACCGCGCTGCAAGCGTTCGTACCCCCATTCACGCTGATGGTCCCGAAGTGA